One genomic segment of Oncorhynchus mykiss isolate Arlee chromosome 10, USDA_OmykA_1.1, whole genome shotgun sequence includes these proteins:
- the LOC110497178 gene encoding uncharacterized protein LOC110497178, with translation MDVNPDSPYYINLLDSKTHPEDHREYVMFHGCSKEGAEFIKREGFKPSRADISMLGAGVYVSRDIRKACKYPLDVPDSEKRVLKIRVDVGRVKVIDRQNHPMQKTWHTVHGFDTAWVPPNVGMVASNQQENCVYDPKRIKVIEVMKVTEENLSQYDHLQSGVSPEDSHVYVMYHGTSKQAAVDIQRNGFTPSKVGMLGAGVYLSRDIRKVIRYPLGSSDSNRMVLKVKVNVGRVKVINKKGHDMQYNWHTHGFDTAWVPPGVGMVPSNQEEDCVYDPKRIKVMAMLDVANLKKVNPWLNIV, from the exons ATGGATGTTAACCCTGATTCCCCATACTACATCAACTTGCTTGACAGCAAGACTCATCCTGAAGATCACAGAGAATATGTGATGTTTCATGGCTGCTCAAAAGAGGGCGCAGAGTTTATTAAAAGGGAAGGTTTCAAACCATCAAGAGCCGATATCAGCATGCTTGGTGCTGGTGTTTATGTTAGTCGGGACATCCGAAAAGCCTGTAAATACCCTCTTGATGTTCCTGACTCTGAGAAAAGAGTACTAAAAATCAGGGTGGATGTCGGCAGGGTTAAGGTCATAGACAGGCAGAACCACCCCATGCAGAAGACATGGCACACTGTGCATGGCTTTGACACTGCCTGGGTTCCCCCTAATGTTGGCATGGTGGCGAGCAACCAACAGGAGAACTGTGTCTACGACCCAAAGAGAATCAAAGTCATCGAGGTCATGAAGGTTACCGAAGAGAACTT ATCTCAGTATGATCATCTTCAGAGTGGAGTCTCGCCTGAGGACAGCCACGTCTACGTGATGTACCATGGAACATCAAAACAGGCTGCAGTAGATATACAGAGAAATGGCTTCACACCATCTAAAGTTGGGATGCTTGGTGCAGGTGTCTACCTCAGTCGAGACATCCGAAAAGTCATTAGATACCCCCTTGGTTCTTCTGACTCAAACAGGATGGTTCTGAAAGTGAAGGTGAATGTTGGCAGAGTTAAAGTCATCAACAAAAAGGGTCACGACATGCAATACAACTGGCACACTCATGGCTTTGACACTGCCTGGGTTCCACCTGGTGTTGGCATGGTACCAAGCAACCAAGAGGAGGACTGTGTCTACGACCCAAAGAGAATCAAAGTGATGGCAATGCTGGATGTCGCCAATTTAAAAAA GGTAAACCCATGGTTAAACATTGTGTAG
- the LOC110497169 gene encoding E3 ubiquitin-protein ligase Topors — MAAAKMTLRLRKKSALDKSSEVLSAEASPDSKCPICLDRFNNMAYLDLCLHKFCFRCIHEWSKNKAECPLCKQPFNSIYHSIQSEKDFKKYDLRPTENGSFGSFAGERFRYRTTLTGARRQDQRRTSPPPDNGVMFEALTGASPPPRQDRGLRRMMARLAARRRAESEGRTVRSLREQEMIKFRRALYRRGVRVRSVRDGGRSRDISAEFFQKNPACLHRLLPWLKRELVVLYGAHGSLVNIVQHIIMSRITRYDMEDRAIHEELQPFLQARTDHFLHEFVNFARAPFNMEAYDQHAVYDCPAPSSDEGSSSNSSVIAISEDEEEGDSVELDPMSGGALSQSTWDDETPGPSYSTTEPTRALLLSIRDSDSESSVGEECGAVLQPKTPRLTADSAWVKTDKDGQACTSSGDEDCIIVGFVKPLAERTPELVKLSSDSEESVLEEIKDEVPRLLQHIRFTSLSPASSQGQCPGKAEGVERKQDVSCSKERRNTSPSIRCESSSSKSASKNRGQTEKDGRRCHSRDSSRERPRSRSRDRGRRSRSADRSRSTKSPAISINSDSTLSRGRRQSRSQSRDRSHTKWEKTRDNKDSSRSGRSHDSSSHSYHWHYYSRESERDSSAMLYTERRSYYSSSHRNIDCRSPSQSPDSHRRDKRRSRSRSSTCSPSGAHRKSRHEKPSGKRKYKSRHLEEPSPKDQSSIALDEPPSSTTSSYVKDKKKSKEKRHRKSKEKSGGKRSRSLSVEIIFEGSSSEQTRKHQKKKKKHKKKGKRHRSKERTGSRKHSPTVITIDSDSDQHTAEGANDANHTCPVSSSTSNSVLAPSTTTTTGNPADSGLLESMLQDWEQQIPPVGLDSGVLEAKPPINVAAASDTPTQSEGVLSQSASADEANSHSPSNDNTSHFLEES; from the coding sequence ATGGCAGCAGCAAAGATGACCTTACGGCTACGCAAGAAGAGTGCCCTGGACAAGTCCTCTGAGGTTTTGTCTGCCGAGGCGTCTCCAGACTCTAAGTGCCCCATCTGTCTGGACCGATTCAACAACATGGCCTACCTCGATCTCTGCTTGCACAAGTTCTGCTTCCGCTGCATCCACGAGTGGTCCAAGAACAAAGCTGAGTGCCCGCTATGCAAGCAGCCATTCAACTCTATCTATCACAGTATACAATCAGAGAAGGACTTCAAGAAGTATGACCTGCGGCCCACGGAGAACGGTTCCTTTGGGAGTTTCGCAGGGGAACGGTTCCGCTACCGCACCACGCTGACGGGGGCGCGTCGGCAGGACCAGAGAAGAACATCCCCTCCCCCCGACAACGGGGTCATGTTCGAGGCCCTAACGGGGGCTTCCCCCCCTCCTCGACAGGACCGAGGCCTCCGCCGCATGATGGCGCGCCTGGCGGCCAGGAGGCGGGCAGAAAGCGAGGGCCGGACCGTGCGCAGCCTCCGTGAGCAGGAGATGATCAAGTTCAGACGGGCGCTCTACCGGCGAGGGGTGCGAGTGCGGAGCGTGCGAGACGGTGGCCGTTCCCGGGACATCTCGGCGGAGTTCTTTCAGAAGAACCCGGCCTGCCTGCACCGCCTGTTGCCCTGGCTGAAGAGAGAGCTGGTGGTGCTGTACGGCGCTCACGGCTCCCTGGTCAACATCGTGCAGCACATTATCATGTCCCGCATCACCCGCTATGACATGGAGGACCGGGCCATCCACGAGGAGCTGCAGCCTTTCCTCCAGGCCCGCACCGATCACTTCCTGCATGAGTTTGTCAACTTCGCCCGAGCACCCTTCAACATGGAGGCCTACGACCAGCATGCCGTCTACGACTGCCCTGCGCCGTCCTCGGACGAGGGCAGCAGCTCCAACTCCTCGGTGATTGCCATCTccgaggatgaggaggagggcgaTTCTGTGGAGCTGGACCCCATGTCCGGGGGCGCCCTGAGCCAGTCAACATGGGACGACGAGACACCCGGACCTTCGTACTCCACAACAGAACCCACCAGGGCCCTGCTGCTATCCATCAGAGACTCTGACTCAGAGAGCAGTGTGGGGGAGGAGTGCGGAGCAGTGTTACAGCCAAAGACCCCTCGCCTGACTGCGGACTCTGCTTGGGTGAAAACCGACAAGGACGGACAGGCGTGTACCTCCTCTGGCGATGAGGATTGCATCATCGTGGGCTTTGTAAAACCCCTTGCTGAAAGGACCCCGGAGCTGGTCAAGCTGTCCTCTGACTCAGAGGAGTCTGTTCTGGAGGAGATCAAAGATGAAGTGCCCAGGCTGCTTCAACACATCCGCTTCACCAGCCTTAGCCCCGCCTCCTCTCAAGGCCAATGTCCTGGGAAGGCAGAGGGGGTGGAAAGGAAGCAAGATGTATCGTGCTCCAAGGAGAGACGTAACACCTCACCCTCAATTAGATGTGAGTCATCATCTAGTAAGTCAGCAAGCAAAAACAGAGGACAAACTGAGAAAGACGGCAGGAGATGTCACAGTCGAGATAGCTCTAGAGAGAGGCCACGGTCGAGAAGCAGAGACCGGGGGAGGAGGTCCAGGAGCGCCGACCGCAGCCGCTCGACCAAGAGCCCGGCTATCTCCATCAACAGCGACAGCACTCTGTCCAGAGGCAGGAGGCAGTCACGCTCCCAAAGCCGCGACCGCTCCCACACTAAATGGGAGAAGACGAGGGACAATAAAGATAGCAGCCGATCAGGCCGCAGCCACGACTCATCGTCACACTCCTATCACTGGCACTACTACAGccgggagagtgagagggacagcAGTGCCATGCTCTACACAGAGAGGAGGTCCTACTACTCCAGCTCACACAGGAACATCGATTGCAGGTCCCCGAGCCAGAGTCCTGATTCCCACCGGCGGGATAAGAGGCGCTCCAGAAGTCGTTCCAGCACCTGTTCGCCGTCCGGCGCTCACAGGAAGTCTCGTCACGAGAAGCCCAGCGGGAAGAGAAAGTACAAATCGAGACACCTGGAGGAACCTTCCCCCAAAGACCAGTCCTCCATAGCCCTCGACGagcctccctcctccaccacctcgtCCTATGTGAAAGACAAGAAGAAGAGCAAAGAGAAGCGTCACAGGAAGTCCAAGGAGAAGTCTGGGGGGAAGAGGAGCAGGAGCCTCAGCGTGGAGATCATCTTTGAGGGCAGCTCCTCAGAGCAAACCAGGAAGcaccagaagaagaagaagaagcacaaGAAGAAGGGCAAGAGGCACAGGAGCAAAGAGCGCACAGGGTCCAGGAAACACTCGCCCACTGTCATTACCATAGACAGCGACAGTGACCAACATACTGCCGAAGGCGCTAACGATGCTAACCACACCTGCCCGGTAAGCAGCAGCACAAGCAACAGCGTGCTAGCGCCTagcacaaccaccaccacagGCAACCCTGCAGACTCTGGCCTGCTGGAGTCCATGTTACAAGACTGGGAACAGCAGATTCCACCTGTGGGTCTGGACAGTGGAGTGCTGGAGGCCAAGCCTCCTATAAATGTTGCTGCTGCTTctgacacacccacacagagtgaGGGGGTTCTGTCCCAATCTGCCTCTGCGGATGAGGCAAACTCTCATAGCCCTTCAAATGacaacacaagtcattttttggaAGAATCATAA
- the LOC110497182 gene encoding NADH dehydrogenase [ubiquinone] 1 beta subcomplex subunit 6: MTGYTADEKLRVEQISNLRRKWLKDQELSPREPVLPKTAPGPVAKFWAGFLEPKTLCRLYTYKVYTGGVFALTRLLIPAWVVHYYVKYHVAKKPYGIVELKPRLFPGDTILETGEVVPDLPESHGHH; this comes from the exons ATGACTGGTTACACAGCAGACGAAAAGCTCCGCGTAGAGCAGATTTCAAACCTCAGGAGGAAATGGCTGAAGGACCAAGAGCTCAGTCCCAGAGAGCCCGTGCTGCCAAAGACAGCCCCCGGGCCGGTGGCAAAATTCTGGGCTGGCTTTCTGGAACCGAAGACCCTGTGTAGACTTTAC ACCTACAAAGTCTACACTGGTGGAGTGTTCGCCTTGACCCGGTTGCTGATCCCTGCCTGGGTTGTGCATTATTATGTGAAGTATCATGTTGCT AAAAAGCCCTATGGCATCGTGGAGCTGAAGCCCAGGCTGTTCCCT GGCGACACCATCTTGGAGACGGGAGAGGTTGTTCCAGACCTCCCAGAGAGCCATGGTCACCACTGA
- the LOC110498594 gene encoding transmembrane protein 215-like, which yields MRVDDMNPRTGMVVAISSPLLFFGFMFTMSGMKGETLGGIPLIAIGPAICLPGVVAIILANRTNGCTKFPTRRQCLNCLCRKCRRRKQMPRTKESSRVARDSEEPDGDKRTETGYRSGAGADSVSITITTVKESGHLINKVNHNHDEVRRYPASALMAMAGAPNYSIYDSKSYSMDSHCGAYSSKVHHVPQQQRNSFVVHYEGDFSPYGPSYCYTKPRDFMWGIETVV from the coding sequence ATGAGGGTCGACGACATGAACCCCCGCACAGGGATGGTGGTGGCCATCAGCAGCCCCTTACTGTTCTTTGGCTTCATGTTCACCATGTCGGGCATGAAGGGAGAGACCCTGGGCGGGATCCCTCTCATCGCCATTGGACCTGCCATCTGCCTCCCAGGGGTGGTGGCTATCATTCTGGCTAACAGAACCAACGGCTGCACCAAGTTCCCCACCCGGCGCCAATGTCTCAACTGCCTCTGTCGCAAGTGTAGGAGGAGGAAGCAGATGCCTAGAACCAAAGAGTCTTCCAGGGTGGCCAGAGACTCAGAGGAGCCTGATGGGGACAAGAGGACTGAGACTGGGTATAGATCTGGGGCTGGAgcagactctgtatccattacCATTACAACAGTGAAGGAGTCTGGTCATCTGATCAATAAAGTGAACCACAACCATGATGAGGTGCGACGCTACCCAGCTAGTGCCTTGATGGCCATGGCAGGTGCCCCTAACTACAGTATCTATGATAGTAAGTCCTACTCTATGGACAGTCACTGTGGGGCCTACAGTAGTAAGGTGCATCATGTGCCTCAGCAGCAACGGAACAGTTTTGTGGTGCACTACGAGGGAGACTTCTCTCCGTACGGACCCAGTTACTGCTACACCAAACCCAGAGATTTTATGTGGGGCATAGAGACTGTGGTCTAA